A genomic segment from Deinococcus cellulosilyticus NBRC 106333 = KACC 11606 encodes:
- a CDS encoding MFS transporter produces the protein MTRAQRILLLDNLLMWLGFFMIIPLITVHFVNGLGWAAGAIGLVLAVRQLVQQGFTVVGGMLGDRYGLKLLICLGLLVRALGFASMAFADSVPLLMASAVFAAFGGALFDAPKSAAIVLLTPPEQRPRFYAIQGVSSNIGMAVGPLIGTLLIPYGFAAVSFMGASCYLISLVFSLVFLPSLRVTEKKPKGSTMQGLKLALRDAPFMRFQVIQIGFFFLWVQVNVALMLHATQHGGTSLTAWVYGVYAGFTSVLQYPIMKYASKRWSSQVLLAAGVGSMALGLGLMSFTTEPVSILLCTAVFAFGNLLAAPSQQTLIAGLTPPERAGTYLGVAALPLAIGGFLGNALGGVLFDVGKNLHFAALPWTIFFVVGSITALLIGQFKARSTQDAQAPTAV, from the coding sequence ATGACCCGGGCGCAACGCATTCTCCTGCTCGACAACCTCCTGATGTGGCTTGGCTTTTTCATGATCATCCCGCTGATCACCGTGCACTTCGTGAACGGTCTGGGATGGGCCGCTGGAGCCATTGGTCTGGTGCTGGCGGTGCGGCAACTGGTGCAGCAGGGTTTCACTGTGGTGGGGGGCATGCTGGGGGACCGTTACGGCCTGAAACTGCTGATCTGTCTGGGACTCCTGGTGCGGGCTCTGGGTTTTGCAAGCATGGCGTTTGCAGACAGTGTTCCCCTCCTGATGGCCTCTGCGGTGTTTGCGGCTTTTGGGGGTGCCCTTTTTGATGCTCCCAAATCTGCGGCCATTGTTCTTTTAACCCCCCCAGAGCAGCGTCCGCGCTTTTATGCGATTCAGGGGGTGAGCAGCAACATCGGGATGGCCGTTGGGCCGCTGATTGGGACCCTGCTGATTCCTTATGGTTTTGCAGCAGTCAGTTTCATGGGTGCCTCCTGCTACCTGATTTCCCTGGTGTTCTCCCTGGTTTTCTTGCCCAGCCTGCGGGTCACCGAGAAGAAACCAAAGGGCAGCACCATGCAAGGGCTGAAACTGGCCCTGCGTGACGCTCCTTTCATGCGTTTTCAGGTGATCCAGATTGGCTTTTTCTTCCTGTGGGTGCAGGTGAATGTGGCCCTGATGCTGCACGCCACCCAGCATGGCGGCACGTCCCTGACCGCCTGGGTGTATGGGGTGTACGCCGGGTTCACCAGTGTGCTGCAGTACCCGATCATGAAATACGCCAGCAAGCGCTGGTCTTCCCAGGTGCTGCTTGCTGCTGGAGTGGGGAGCATGGCCCTTGGTCTGGGCCTGATGAGCTTCACCACGGAACCTGTGAGCATCCTGCTGTGTACGGCAGTGTTTGCTTTTGGGAACCTGCTTGCTGCTCCAAGCCAGCAGACCCTGATTGCAGGGCTCACCCCTCCTGAACGGGCTGGAACCTACCTTGGGGTGGCAGCCCTGCCCCTTGCCATTGGAGGATTTCTGGGCAATGCCCTGGGCGGGGTGCTCTTTGATGTGGGCAAAAACCTGCATTTTGCGGCATTGCCCTGGACCATCTTTTTTGTGGTCGGGAGCATCACGGCCCTCCTGATCGGGCAGTTCAAGGCACGCAGCACCCAGGACGCCCAGGCTCCTACTGCCGTTTGA
- the fumC gene encoding class II fumarate hydratase — translation MTYRTESDTMGQIQVENSRYWGAQTQRSIQNFPIGVDRFKFPRAIIRSLGILKKGAALANKELGELPADVADLIVQAADEVISGKLDEHFPLVVFQTGSGTQSNMNSNEVISNRAIEIAGGELGSKKPVHPNDHVNRGQSSNDTFPTAMHIAVVLELNEKLFPKVEKLRNTLAQKAEQFSGIVKVGRTHLQDATPITLGQEIGGWVAQLDYCISEVKHALTGLYDLAIGGTAVGTGLNAHPNFGDLAASYFAKETGYPFRSAENKFAALSAHDALVQTSAALRTLAGALMKMANDVRWLASGPRNGIGEISIPENEPGSSIMPGKVNPTQSEAMTMVCVQVFGNDAAVAFAGSQGNFQLNVFKPVMVHNVLESIQLIGDACVAFNDNCAEGIEPNLAKIEHNLSINLMQVTALNRHIGYDKAAAIAKKAHKEGTTMKEAALALGYVTEEEFEKWVIPMDMTHPSA, via the coding sequence ATGACGTACCGCACGGAATCCGACACCATGGGCCAGATCCAGGTGGAAAACTCCCGCTACTGGGGCGCACAGACCCAGCGCTCCATTCAAAACTTTCCCATCGGCGTGGACCGCTTCAAGTTCCCCCGCGCCATCATCCGCTCCCTGGGCATCCTCAAAAAAGGTGCTGCTCTGGCAAACAAAGAACTGGGCGAACTGCCAGCAGATGTCGCTGACCTGATTGTGCAGGCCGCCGATGAGGTGATTTCCGGCAAGCTGGATGAGCACTTCCCTCTGGTGGTGTTCCAGACCGGGTCGGGCACCCAGAGCAACATGAACAGCAACGAGGTGATCTCCAACCGCGCCATTGAGATCGCTGGTGGAGAACTGGGCAGCAAGAAGCCCGTGCACCCCAACGATCACGTGAACCGGGGCCAGAGCAGCAACGACACCTTCCCCACCGCCATGCACATTGCCGTGGTGCTGGAACTCAATGAAAAGCTCTTCCCCAAAGTGGAGAAGCTGCGCAACACCCTGGCCCAGAAAGCCGAACAGTTCAGCGGCATTGTGAAAGTGGGCCGCACCCACCTGCAAGACGCCACCCCCATCACCCTGGGGCAGGAAATTGGCGGATGGGTCGCACAGCTTGATTACTGCATCAGCGAAGTGAAGCACGCCCTGACCGGCCTGTATGACCTCGCCATTGGTGGAACTGCAGTGGGAACGGGCCTGAATGCCCACCCGAACTTCGGGGATCTGGCGGCCAGTTACTTTGCAAAAGAAACCGGCTATCCTTTCCGCAGTGCTGAAAACAAATTTGCGGCGCTGAGTGCCCATGATGCCCTGGTGCAGACCAGTGCAGCCCTCAGAACCCTCGCGGGTGCCCTGATGAAAATGGCCAACGATGTGCGCTGGCTTGCCTCCGGTCCCAGAAACGGCATCGGGGAAATCAGCATTCCTGAGAACGAGCCCGGGTCCAGCATCATGCCCGGCAAGGTGAACCCCACCCAGTCCGAGGCCATGACCATGGTGTGCGTGCAGGTGTTCGGCAATGATGCTGCAGTGGCCTTCGCGGGATCACAGGGCAACTTCCAGCTGAACGTCTTCAAGCCTGTGATGGTGCACAACGTGCTGGAAAGCATTCAGCTGATTGGTGATGCCTGCGTGGCCTTCAATGACAACTGTGCAGAGGGGATCGAGCCCAACCTGGCAAAAATCGAGCACAACCTGTCCATCAACCTGATGCAGGTGACCGCCCTGAACCGCCACATTGGTTACGACAAGGCTGCAGCCATTGCCAAGAAAGCCCACAAGGAAGGCACCACCATGAAGGAAGCCGCACTGGCCCTGGGTTACGTGACCGAAGAGGAGTTCGAGAAGTGGGTCATCCCCATGGACATGACCCATCCCAGCGCGTGA
- a CDS encoding RidA family protein produces the protein MSETRIERLNPSALHPVQQYSHVVQVTGGRTVYISGQIALDADGNLVGAGDFELQARQVMLNLQAALAAVQMDFRHVVKMTLFLKDRADIVRFRSVRAEFIQEDHLPAMSAVQVASLVREDLLLEMEAIAVG, from the coding sequence ATGTCAGAAACCAGAATTGAACGCCTGAACCCTTCCGCATTGCATCCCGTCCAGCAGTATTCCCATGTGGTGCAGGTCACAGGAGGCCGCACCGTTTACATTTCAGGCCAGATCGCCCTGGATGCAGACGGGAATCTGGTGGGTGCTGGTGATTTTGAGCTGCAGGCCAGACAGGTGATGCTGAACCTGCAGGCGGCCCTTGCGGCTGTGCAGATGGATTTCCGTCATGTGGTGAAGATGACCCTTTTCCTCAAGGACCGGGCAGACATCGTGCGTTTCAGAAGCGTTCGAGCAGAATTCATTCAGGAGGACCATCTGCCTGCCATGTCTGCGGTGCAGGTGGCTTCACTGGTTCGAGAAGACCTGCTGCTGGAGATGGAGGCCATCGCTGTCGGATAG
- a CDS encoding TIGR04013 family B12-binding domain/radical SAM domain-containing protein, with translation MSSKDALMGPVKGKHAILMVEYSYNRYSLAVLTGILEADGRFEDLDIHFRKAAKKDSLEDDRHEELLQNIIHLARQYQRLVVAFSFHTPNVAAMGYTLKAIRRALQDQKIDNVVVIAGGPHPSGDPLGTVQLGVDVVVLGEAERTLPDLLERLFADQSLEDLKGIAFLDDQKKYRFTGRAPQVDLNDHPPFSVKSRRFAPLEIGRGCAFACSFCQTPFLMGAKMRYRSVENIIHWAQVGKNAGYRDLRFLTPTAFTYGSVDGQTLHLDLLEDMLRGVSQIFGKEHVFFGSFPSEVRPETVTVETLSLVKKYCTNDNIIIGAQSGSNRMLRDVHRGHGTEEVEQAVRLLLEFGYQANVDFIFGMPGESEEDIAETLEFMLKLTRMGARVHSHTFMPLVGTPLSNAAPGIVSPAVRKMLEELRQLGLEYGHWKQQEMIAKESTEFLEDLIEERPEELKGVRAFKRQ, from the coding sequence ATGTCTTCCAAAGATGCTTTAATGGGTCCCGTGAAGGGCAAACATGCCATCCTGATGGTGGAATACAGTTACAACCGATACAGCCTTGCTGTGCTGACCGGCATTCTGGAAGCCGATGGGCGTTTTGAGGACCTCGACATTCATTTTCGCAAGGCTGCGAAAAAAGACAGCCTGGAAGATGACCGGCATGAGGAACTCCTGCAGAACATCATCCATCTGGCAAGACAGTACCAGCGTCTGGTGGTGGCTTTTTCCTTCCACACGCCCAACGTGGCCGCGATGGGCTACACCCTGAAAGCCATTCGGAGGGCCCTGCAGGACCAGAAGATCGACAATGTGGTGGTCATTGCCGGAGGTCCACATCCGAGTGGAGATCCCCTCGGAACGGTGCAACTCGGGGTGGATGTGGTGGTGCTCGGAGAGGCAGAGCGCACCCTCCCGGATCTGCTGGAACGGCTGTTTGCAGACCAGAGCCTGGAAGACCTGAAGGGCATTGCTTTCCTGGACGACCAGAAAAAGTACCGCTTCACCGGGCGTGCCCCCCAGGTGGACCTGAACGATCACCCCCCTTTTTCTGTGAAGTCCAGACGGTTTGCACCGCTGGAAATTGGAAGGGGATGCGCTTTTGCCTGCAGTTTCTGCCAGACCCCTTTCCTGATGGGGGCAAAGATGCGGTACCGCTCGGTGGAGAACATCATCCACTGGGCGCAGGTGGGCAAAAATGCCGGTTACCGCGACCTGCGTTTTCTGACCCCCACAGCCTTCACTTACGGCAGTGTGGACGGGCAGACCCTGCATCTGGACCTGCTCGAAGACATGCTCAGGGGCGTGAGCCAGATTTTTGGCAAGGAGCATGTGTTTTTCGGGTCCTTCCCCTCTGAGGTGCGGCCTGAAACGGTCACGGTCGAAACCCTGTCCCTGGTGAAAAAGTACTGCACCAACGACAACATCATCATCGGGGCGCAATCGGGCAGCAACCGCATGCTGCGTGACGTGCACCGGGGGCACGGCACCGAAGAGGTCGAACAGGCCGTGAGGCTCCTGCTGGAATTCGGGTACCAGGCCAACGTGGATTTCATTTTCGGGATGCCCGGAGAGTCTGAAGAGGACATTGCCGAGACCCTGGAATTCATGCTGAAACTGACCCGCATGGGGGCCAGGGTGCACTCCCACACCTTCATGCCTCTGGTCGGCACCCCACTGTCAAATGCTGCTCCCGGCATCGTCTCTCCTGCCGTGCGCAAGATGCTGGAGGAACTGAGGCAGCTTGGACTGGAGTATGGACACTGGAAACAGCAGGAAATGATCGCAAAAGAAAGCACCGAGTTTCTGGAAGACCTGATCGAAGAGCGCCCCGAGGAACTGAAAGGGGTTCGGGCTTTCAAACGGCAGTAG
- a CDS encoding YpdA family putative bacillithiol disulfide reductase, whose translation MYDLIIVGAGPVGLAAAIEAKRAGLNYAVLDKGCVVNAIFDYPTYMTFFTTSPELEIGGHPMVTAREKPDRKEALNYYRLVAQRENLNVLQYHEVTRIHPAPAGHTVLVNKKDGSQGVFETRKVLVATGYYDNPLHLGIPGEDSENVSHYYTEAHPFWGLKVTVIGAGNSAADAALDLWRGGAKVTMVVRAPQLKNTIKYWVKPDLENRIKEGSITAHFNSRVIEILEDRVIVESEEGTWELETDFTFALTGYRPNIDLLREAGVSLNEDLMADLDENYESNVPGLFVCGSAGFGIHTNKVFIENGRFHAEIAMREVIRQLQSVPQ comes from the coding sequence ATGTACGACCTGATCATAGTCGGTGCGGGACCCGTCGGGCTTGCCGCAGCCATCGAAGCCAAGAGAGCCGGACTGAATTACGCTGTCCTCGACAAGGGGTGCGTGGTCAATGCCATCTTCGACTACCCCACCTACATGACCTTCTTCACCACCTCGCCTGAACTCGAGATTGGTGGACACCCCATGGTGACCGCCCGAGAGAAACCGGACCGCAAAGAAGCCCTGAACTACTACCGTCTGGTGGCCCAGCGTGAAAACCTCAATGTGCTGCAATATCACGAGGTGACCCGCATTCACCCTGCCCCCGCAGGACACACTGTGCTGGTGAACAAAAAAGATGGCAGTCAGGGGGTTTTTGAGACCCGCAAGGTGCTGGTCGCCACCGGATACTACGACAACCCTCTGCACCTCGGCATTCCTGGCGAGGACTCCGAAAACGTCTCCCACTATTACACCGAGGCCCACCCGTTCTGGGGCCTGAAAGTCACCGTGATCGGGGCAGGCAACAGTGCAGCAGACGCAGCCCTTGACCTCTGGCGTGGTGGGGCAAAAGTGACCATGGTGGTGCGTGCGCCTCAGCTCAAAAACACCATCAAATACTGGGTGAAACCCGACCTCGAAAACCGCATCAAGGAAGGCTCCATCACCGCCCACTTCAATTCACGGGTGATCGAGATTCTGGAAGACCGTGTGATTGTGGAAAGTGAAGAGGGCACCTGGGAACTGGAAACCGACTTCACCTTTGCCCTCACCGGATACCGACCCAACATCGACCTGCTCAGGGAAGCAGGGGTGAGCCTCAATGAGGACCTGATGGCCGACCTCGATGAAAACTACGAGTCCAACGTGCCCGGCCTCTTTGTGTGCGGCAGCGCTGGATTCGGCATTCACACCAACAAGGTCTTCATCGAGAATGGGCGTTTTCATGCCGAAATTGCCATGCGCGAAGTGATCCGTCAGCTGCAGAGCGTGCCACAGTAA
- a CDS encoding carbohydrate binding domain-containing protein, giving the protein MVFHGRRKHLLVAGTLLMGSALAQQSPLVLADFEGAAAQSPLPASSGFITWQDGSGTVNLTTSTEDVAAQGAANHVLVTPVNIKQWGGFTHDFSVGINGASGSLDLSPYSGIRFWFRGSGSGNPIQFELLDNRGRDQTADSAERFFFRFTDDSAEWKQVSIPFSALQRRSDFQPAGAPSDGLTLKEVWGYALNLPQGETTYAFDRFEAHLEAPPQAEAAPAQLSFKDKEVRVTEGQTATFEILLNAPQQEPIEVEYETTDGSATTKDFVYANGILTFQPGETRKVVEVSTYPNSKYSGTRTVNLELYPPKNATLAATTSKLIIGDDDSPSLALGDDFESSSGNLNLGKNLTVSTIDVKQGSAQAHPEQDLVEGMWWLKLSGNAAPSATRNLRPVQDWTGAQTLSFWYYGENTGKDIQVQLEDATTLQPSKDWKVTWSEEFNNPAGWQPSEDTWNFAVIGTGNGNSELQYYTDRVETVSTDGQGNLRIRGDKAPPGIKCWYGECLYTSARISTQNKKEFEYGRVEARLKIPAGQGFWPAFWMLGSNIGTAGWPGGGEIDILETIGKEPYNVHGTLHGPGYYFREGTQFSKTLTLTEPVAKDFHTYAIEKRPGEITFFFDGKEYYKVTSKDIPDGTTWVFDQPFFILLNLAIGGAWPGSPDETTPFPADLLIDYVRYYEPSVPQHQISTTFKEDFTGWKKIELPISSFKGDAGFQWNGLQRFRLVFPDGLEGNRYVDSLKIGK; this is encoded by the coding sequence ATGGTTTTTCACGGTCGCAGAAAGCATCTCCTCGTTGCAGGCACCCTGCTCATGGGTTCCGCCCTGGCCCAGCAGAGTCCTCTGGTCCTTGCAGACTTCGAAGGTGCGGCAGCACAGTCTCCGCTGCCTGCCAGCAGCGGGTTCATCACCTGGCAGGATGGCAGTGGGACGGTCAACCTCACCACCAGCACTGAAGATGTGGCTGCCCAGGGTGCAGCAAACCATGTGCTGGTCACCCCGGTCAACATCAAGCAGTGGGGCGGTTTCACCCATGACTTCTCGGTGGGGATCAATGGCGCTTCCGGCAGCCTGGACCTCAGCCCTTACAGCGGCATCCGTTTCTGGTTCAGGGGATCAGGCAGTGGCAACCCCATCCAGTTTGAACTGCTTGACAATCGGGGCAGGGACCAGACTGCAGACAGCGCAGAACGCTTTTTCTTCCGTTTCACCGATGACAGCGCAGAATGGAAGCAGGTCAGCATTCCCTTCAGTGCCCTGCAACGCCGCAGTGACTTCCAGCCTGCAGGTGCACCCTCGGACGGCCTGACCCTGAAAGAAGTCTGGGGTTATGCGCTCAATTTGCCCCAGGGGGAAACCACCTACGCTTTTGACCGCTTTGAAGCCCATCTGGAAGCGCCACCTCAGGCAGAGGCAGCCCCTGCACAGCTCTCCTTCAAAGACAAAGAAGTGCGGGTGACAGAAGGCCAGACCGCCACCTTCGAAATCCTGCTGAACGCCCCGCAACAAGAACCCATCGAAGTGGAATACGAAACCACCGATGGCAGCGCAACCACCAAGGATTTCGTTTATGCCAATGGCATCCTGACCTTCCAGCCTGGAGAAACCCGCAAAGTTGTTGAGGTCTCCACCTATCCCAACAGCAAGTACAGCGGCACCCGCACGGTCAATCTGGAACTGTACCCCCCGAAAAATGCCACCCTAGCGGCCACCACCAGCAAACTCATCATTGGTGATGATGACTCACCCAGTCTGGCCCTCGGAGACGACTTTGAAAGCAGCTCGGGGAACCTGAACCTCGGAAAAAACCTCACGGTGTCCACCATCGACGTGAAACAGGGAAGTGCCCAGGCCCATCCCGAACAGGACCTTGTGGAAGGCATGTGGTGGCTCAAGCTCTCTGGCAACGCGGCACCGTCGGCCACCCGCAACCTGCGCCCGGTGCAAGATTGGACTGGAGCGCAGACCCTCAGCTTCTGGTATTACGGTGAGAACACCGGAAAAGACATTCAGGTGCAACTCGAAGACGCCACCACCCTGCAACCCTCAAAAGATTGGAAAGTCACCTGGAGTGAGGAATTCAACAACCCTGCAGGCTGGCAGCCCAGCGAGGACACCTGGAATTTCGCGGTGATCGGCACCGGAAACGGCAACAGCGAACTGCAGTACTACACCGACAGGGTCGAGACCGTCAGCACCGATGGACAGGGCAACCTGCGCATCCGGGGAGACAAGGCCCCTCCCGGCATCAAATGCTGGTACGGCGAGTGCCTGTACACCTCTGCCCGCATCAGCACCCAGAACAAGAAAGAATTCGAGTATGGCCGCGTGGAGGCCCGCCTGAAAATCCCCGCTGGACAGGGCTTCTGGCCTGCCTTCTGGATGCTGGGCAGCAACATTGGCACCGCAGGGTGGCCCGGTGGCGGTGAAATCGACATTCTGGAAACCATTGGCAAGGAGCCTTACAACGTGCACGGCACCCTGCACGGACCGGGTTACTACTTCAGAGAAGGCACGCAATTCAGCAAGACCCTGACCCTCACGGAACCTGTGGCCAAAGACTTCCACACCTACGCCATCGAGAAACGCCCCGGAGAAATCACCTTCTTCTTTGACGGCAAAGAATACTACAAGGTCACGTCCAAGGACATTCCAGACGGCACCACCTGGGTCTTCGACCAGCCTTTCTTCATCCTGCTGAACCTCGCCATCGGTGGGGCCTGGCCTGGAAGCCCAGACGAAACCACTCCTTTCCCTGCAGACCTGCTGATTGATTACGTGCGGTACTACGAGCCTTCTGTTCCGCAACACCAGATCAGCACCACCTTCAAGGAAGACTTCACTGGCTGGAAGAAAATTGAGCTTCCCATCTCCAGCTTCAAAGGAGATGCAGGCTTCCAGTGGAACGGCCTGCAGCGCTTCCGTCTGGTGTTCCCGGATGGACTGGAAGGCAACCGTTACGTGGACAGCCTGAAAATCGGGAAGTAG
- a CDS encoding alginate O-acetyltransferase AlgX-related protein, translating to MHALKRTLSILTFLLGSAACAQQNLTLCAAALQESSYRPEDTWAMLAGQGKDGWLFGRGDYSTGSTLNYSKEVLRELSETFKAQGIQLVIVDVPSRLLLSQQHLDMERLVPFNADRIRNTYADLHDELNEIGIIAPNLLEDGFKYTQGPYFQKTDHHWTTEAAKHVAGLIAAEIKKLPAYAEMQKTEYTLESKPLGNNGSYARMANNICNTTFPDETINVYTAVPKTEGDLLSGDEPDVVLLGTSFSHRREFTTDDTFPEALKFELQTDVLNAAVEGGMSFGAMESYLMSDSYKNHKPKVIVWENNFYMGELSNVWALWRMIPLARGGCSDQVTYKGQGDLKSRTTIALPDNLKIEPGSALKLNFSDLKATDFQLGLDYGTDVMNMQQSRTWRIPNNGEFYLQLARPQPIQEIQLNFYRPDISGQYEVSICKMK from the coding sequence ATGCATGCATTGAAACGCACCCTCTCCATCCTCACCTTTCTGCTCGGCAGTGCTGCCTGCGCCCAGCAGAACCTGACCCTCTGCGCTGCTGCCCTGCAAGAGTCCAGTTACCGGCCCGAAGACACCTGGGCCATGCTGGCCGGTCAGGGAAAAGACGGCTGGCTTTTTGGCCGTGGGGATTACTCCACAGGTTCAACCCTGAACTACAGCAAAGAAGTCCTCCGGGAGCTCTCTGAGACCTTCAAGGCGCAGGGCATTCAACTGGTCATCGTGGATGTGCCATCCCGGCTGCTGCTCTCCCAGCAGCACCTCGATATGGAGCGTCTGGTGCCTTTCAATGCGGACCGCATCCGCAACACCTATGCAGACCTGCATGATGAACTGAACGAAATCGGAATCATTGCACCCAACCTGCTGGAAGACGGCTTCAAATACACCCAGGGTCCCTACTTCCAGAAAACCGACCACCACTGGACCACCGAGGCGGCAAAACATGTGGCAGGCCTCATCGCCGCTGAGATCAAGAAACTGCCCGCTTATGCAGAAATGCAGAAAACCGAATACACGCTGGAGAGCAAGCCCCTGGGCAACAACGGCAGCTATGCCCGCATGGCCAACAACATCTGCAACACCACCTTCCCGGACGAAACCATCAACGTCTACACCGCCGTTCCCAAAACCGAAGGGGACCTGCTCTCTGGAGATGAGCCGGATGTGGTGCTGCTCGGAACCAGTTTCAGCCACCGCCGGGAATTCACCACCGATGACACCTTCCCGGAAGCCCTGAAATTTGAGCTGCAGACCGATGTGCTGAATGCTGCCGTGGAAGGCGGGATGTCATTTGGAGCGATGGAATCCTACCTGATGTCCGACAGCTACAAAAACCACAAGCCAAAAGTCATCGTGTGGGAAAACAACTTCTACATGGGTGAACTCAGCAACGTCTGGGCCCTGTGGCGCATGATCCCCCTGGCACGTGGAGGATGCAGCGATCAGGTGACCTACAAAGGCCAGGGGGACCTGAAAAGTCGCACCACCATCGCCCTGCCAGACAACCTGAAAATCGAACCTGGCAGTGCCCTGAAACTGAACTTCAGCGATCTGAAAGCCACCGATTTCCAGCTCGGCCTGGATTACGGCACTGACGTGATGAACATGCAGCAGAGCCGCACATGGCGCATTCCCAACAACGGTGAATTCTACCTGCAGCTTGCCCGACCACAACCCATTCAGGAGATCCAGTTGAACTTCTACCGCCCGGACATCTCGGGACAGTACGAGGTTTCCATCTGCAAGATGAAGTGA
- a CDS encoding TPM domain-containing protein: MKPIHTLFAFFAFTNLTHAQQVLDQSQVIASGQESQMLGALRKDHQVRGYPLQVVTSERSAVQLWNGWNLNAFQKQYAVQLSYNPVLKKAHVKLGSRVSGDASAWSVLITTSFQNREYVRGVQTLLEGLKVRNPLPAPQSNYVTDFAGVLDAQTRKTLNHHLAQMEKQTNLEGTVVVLPSLKTYGAQTVESFALDLFNRWGVGDPRWNRGFMLLVSMEDRKIRIQLGKGYGTALNASTKALIQNTIAPNFKAGRYQRGIQDGTLQLIQLVKRHVNRVVPTQSFGGSQTANLSTDRPQNSPSMSWWEMQVWNFRNFMNELEQVTGGINWWILVPILFPLLAIVIGIIVVVSVMRSALRGGPLPPSRRSGFRHSHHHHHHGHSGAYDDDEARRAFMAGAAASTVTSTWDSSSSSLDSSSSSSDSFSGGSSDSSSGSSGDW; this comes from the coding sequence ATGAAACCCATTCACACCTTATTTGCTTTCTTTGCCTTCACAAATCTGACCCATGCACAGCAGGTGCTGGACCAGAGCCAGGTCATTGCGTCCGGTCAGGAAAGCCAGATGCTGGGTGCCCTCAGAAAAGACCATCAGGTGCGAGGGTATCCTTTGCAGGTGGTGACTTCGGAGCGGTCAGCTGTGCAGCTCTGGAACGGCTGGAACCTGAATGCCTTTCAGAAGCAGTACGCGGTGCAACTCAGTTACAATCCTGTGCTGAAAAAAGCCCATGTGAAACTGGGCAGCAGGGTTTCAGGAGATGCATCAGCCTGGTCGGTGCTGATCACCACAAGCTTCCAGAACCGTGAGTATGTGCGGGGGGTGCAGACCCTGCTGGAGGGTCTGAAGGTCCGCAATCCCCTTCCTGCGCCACAATCAAATTACGTGACAGATTTCGCAGGGGTGCTGGATGCCCAGACACGCAAAACCCTGAACCACCATCTGGCCCAGATGGAAAAGCAGACGAATCTGGAAGGCACAGTGGTGGTGCTGCCTTCCCTGAAAACCTATGGAGCACAGACGGTGGAGTCTTTTGCACTGGACCTCTTCAACCGCTGGGGAGTGGGTGATCCGCGCTGGAACCGGGGGTTCATGCTGCTGGTGTCCATGGAGGACCGCAAGATCCGCATTCAGCTGGGCAAAGGATATGGAACAGCCCTGAACGCCTCCACGAAAGCCCTGATCCAGAACACCATCGCTCCGAACTTCAAGGCAGGCAGATATCAGAGAGGGATTCAGGACGGCACCCTGCAATTGATCCAGCTTGTGAAGAGGCATGTGAACAGGGTGGTCCCCACACAAAGTTTTGGAGGGTCTCAGACAGCAAACCTCTCCACTGACCGTCCACAAAACAGCCCGTCCATGTCCTGGTGGGAGATGCAGGTGTGGAATTTCCGCAATTTCATGAATGAACTGGAACAGGTGACGGGAGGCATCAACTGGTGGATTCTGGTGCCCATCCTGTTCCCTCTGCTGGCAATCGTGATCGGAATCATCGTTGTGGTCAGTGTCATGCGTTCCGCCCTGCGCGGAGGCCCTTTGCCCCCTTCTCGCAGGTCAGGATTCCGGCACAGCCACCACCATCACCACCATGGTCACTCTGGTGCTTACGATGACGATGAAGCCAGACGGGCCTTCATGGCTGGAGCAGCAGCCAGCACAGTGACCAGCACCTGGGACTCCTCGAGCAGCAGTTTGGATTCCTCAAGCAGCAGTTCAGACAGTTTTTCCGGGGGCAGTTCGGACAGTTCCAGCGGTTCCAGCGGAGACTGGTGA